In one window of Geotrypetes seraphini chromosome 3, aGeoSer1.1, whole genome shotgun sequence DNA:
- the LOC117357558 gene encoding coiled-coil-helix-coiled-coil-helix domain-containing protein 5-like, protein MQAAMEVTARYCRKEMEAYGECVASKPSSWHEECSMLKVNVARCTSSHPIIRRIRQACSEPFAAFEGCLRQNQTAAENCAEHLGRFLQCAETVKPA, encoded by the coding sequence ATGCAGGCCGCCATGGAGGTGACGGCAAGGtactgcaggaaggaaatggaggCCTATGGCGAGTGTGTGGCTTCCAAGCCCTCGTCCTGGCACGAGGAGTGCTCGATGTTGAAGGTCAACGTGGCCCGCTGCACTTCCTCCCACCCCATCATCCGGCGGATCCGACAGGCGTGCTCGGAGCCCTTCGCTGCCTTTGAGGGCTGCCTGCGGCAGAACCAGACGGCGGCCGAGAACTGCGCCGAGCATCTGGGACGCTTCCTGCAGTGCGCTGAGACGGTGAAACCGGCCTAA